One Pseudochaenichthys georgianus chromosome 7, fPseGeo1.2, whole genome shotgun sequence DNA segment encodes these proteins:
- the atp6ap1b gene encoding V-type proton ATPase subunit S1b: MTVSWFASREQNFAENGKMSVSGSSSKVRLMAMFVLLFALFSSQSSAAQVPLLMWSSEGLPPLASPAAGHITSNDQLTAYLTSAFGSGPNTVLLFLQDKLSKEDFTLFGGVFGNKQDSAFPNLEAALQASPSSVSLPALEWSDSSVMLALLQEELDVSPVLVDADTLSHLSINTSASNFLLINLPYCTGLEKSCKEVLTENDGIIGEVLSIMKDKGVHFTAMYTGLQPSRVIPERSVSQQAVGRSLLQAVEPTVKEPIMFNVTGNPCIMLWVQNLNISLAGEWIDLAAQTPSLDGSICNDSNSLLVLTYASGYILRFAMSQRFYKVSARNWFTLDSVQLQAKDLTASYIGSRNIYAPAEYSFHCQSVTSFRDTLLVSSGNNNKNSTRWMLNFVDFQIQGFGLANGTNFSYASDCAGFFTAGIWMGLITSLLMLWIFVYGMHMIMQLNTMDRFDDPKGPSISVPQTE; this comes from the exons ATGACTGTCAGCTGGTTTGCGTCACGTGAGCAGAACTTTGCGGAAAACGGAAAAATGTCAGTCTCGGGGAGCTCGAGTAAAGTGCGATTAATGGCGATGTTTGTGCTTTTATTCGCCCTGTTTTCATCACAGAGCTCCGCTGCTCAAGTGCCACTTCTAATGTGGTCCAGTGAAGG CCTGCCACCCCTGGCCTCACCGGCCGCTGGTCACATCACATCCAACGACCAGCTGACTGCCTACCTCACCTCTGCCTTTGGCTCCGGCCCCAACACTGTGCTGCTATTCCTGCAGGACAAG TTAAGCAAAGAAGACTTCACGCTGTTTGGCGGAGTGTTTGGAAACAAGCaggacagtgccttcccaaacCTTGAG gCTGCACTGCAGGCTTCCCCCTCCTCAGTGTCGCTGCCTGCTTTAGAGTGGTCCGACTCCTCGGTGATGCTGGCTCTGCTGCAGGAGGAGCTGGATGTCTCTCCGGTGCTCGTGGACGCAGACACTCTGTCCCATCTCAGCATCAACACATCCGCCAGCAACTTCCTGCTCATCAATCTCCCCTACTGCACCGG CTTGGAAAAGTCTTGCAAGGAAGTCCTGACTGAAAATG ATGGAATTATTGGGGAGGTTTTGAGTATCATGAAAGATAAAGGTGTCCATTTCACTGCGATGTACACGGGACTCCAGCCCTCACGA GTGATTCCAGAGAGGTCCGTGTCTCAGCAGGCTGTGGGCCGGTCCCTGCTGCAGGCCGTGGAGCCCACAGTCAAAGAGCCCATCATGTTCAATGTGACCGGGAACCCCTGCATCATGCTCTGGGTTCAGAATCTCAACATCAGCCTCGCAGGCGAATGGATCGACCTCGCTGCGCAGACGCCATCGCTGGACGGATCCATTTGCAACGACAGCAACTCACT GCTTGTCCTGACCTATGCATCAGGCTACATACTACG TTTTGCCATGAGTCAACGGTTCTACAAGGTATCCGCACGAAACTGGTTCACGTTGGACTCTGTGCAGCTGCAGGCGAAAGATCTCACTGCGTCTTACATCGGGAGCCGCAACATCTACGCGCCGGCAGAGTACTCCTTCCACTGCCAGTCCGTCACCAGCTTCAGAGACACCCTGCTGGTGTCGAGcggcaacaacaacaagaacagCACACGGTGGATGCTCAACTTTGTCGACTTCCAG ATTCAGGGTTTCGGTTTGGCCAACGGAACGAACTTCTCCTACGCCAGCGACTGTGCCGGCTTCTTCACCGCGGGCATCTGGATGGGCCTGATTACCTCACTGCTCATGCTGTGGATCTTTGTGTACGGGATGCACATGATCATGCAGCTCAACACAATGGATCGGTTCGACGACCCCAAAGGTCCTTCGATTTCAGTGCCTCAGACGGAGTGA
- the LOC117449203 gene encoding ciliary microtubule-associated protein 3-like isoform X2, protein MSEAPIPGSLVRHLPGQETFPGNFAPDRLGNHMARPEVPHIGPGSYDNHEYGTIVYDLQKTPGSKKGYSLSARTAARFPPCSQTATPSPLQYQQDQSYSRVPPPGKTPFASTTPRPGTYAHDAVTDRKVSWPMCFGSPDWSRLPQIEKKSLRVKLHNEKEFMKHRRRVAYLSLYY, encoded by the exons ATGTCAGAAGCTCCAATTCCAGGGAGTCTGGTTCGGCACCTCCCAGGACAGGAAACTTTCCCCGGAAATTTTGCACCAGACCGGCTGGGAAACCATATGGCACGACCGGAAGTACCGCACATCGGCCCCGGCAGCTATGACAACCACGAG TACGGCACCATCGTGTATGATCTACAGAAGACACCGGGCAGTAAGAAAGGATACAGTCTGTCTGCGAGGACTGCAGCTCGCTTTCCGCCCTGCAGCCAG ACAGCGACCCCTTCCCCACTGCAGTACCAGCAGGATCAAAGCTACTCCAGAGTCCCCCCTCCTGGCAAAACCCCTTTCGCCTCGACCACACCGAG GCCTGGGACCTACGCTCACGACGCGGTGACTGACAGGAAGGTGAGCTGGCCGATGTGCTTCGGGAGCCCTGATTGGTCCAGACTGCCTCAGATAGAGAAGAAGTCCCTCAGAGTGAAG CTACACAATGAAAAGGAGTTCATGAAGCACAGAAGGAGAGTGGCCTACCTGAGTCTGTACTATTAA
- the LOC117449203 gene encoding ciliary microtubule-associated protein 3-like isoform X1, producing MSEAPIPGSLVRHLPGQETFPGNFAPDRLGNHMARPEVPHIGPGSYDNHEYGTIVYDLQKTPGSKKGYSLSARTAARFPPCSQTATPSPLQYQQDQSYSRVPPPGKTPFASTTPRFKTMLCTAKDSPGPGTYAHDAVTDRKVSWPMCFGSPDWSRLPQIEKKSLRVKLHNEKEFMKHRRRVAYLSLYY from the exons ATGTCAGAAGCTCCAATTCCAGGGAGTCTGGTTCGGCACCTCCCAGGACAGGAAACTTTCCCCGGAAATTTTGCACCAGACCGGCTGGGAAACCATATGGCACGACCGGAAGTACCGCACATCGGCCCCGGCAGCTATGACAACCACGAG TACGGCACCATCGTGTATGATCTACAGAAGACACCGGGCAGTAAGAAAGGATACAGTCTGTCTGCGAGGACTGCAGCTCGCTTTCCGCCCTGCAGCCAG ACAGCGACCCCTTCCCCACTGCAGTACCAGCAGGATCAAAGCTACTCCAGAGTCCCCCCTCCTGGCAAAACCCCTTTCGCCTCGACCACACCGAGGTTCAAAACCATGTTGTGTACAGCGAAGGACAGCCcagg GCCTGGGACCTACGCTCACGACGCGGTGACTGACAGGAAGGTGAGCTGGCCGATGTGCTTCGGGAGCCCTGATTGGTCCAGACTGCCTCAGATAGAGAAGAAGTCCCTCAGAGTGAAG CTACACAATGAAAAGGAGTTCATGAAGCACAGAAGGAGAGTGGCCTACCTGAGTCTGTACTATTAA